One stretch of Roseovarius mucosus DNA includes these proteins:
- a CDS encoding DUF2163 domain-containing protein → MTGLLEHLGTGVTTTCRAWALTRRDGVVMGFTDHDRLLAFEGIAFRPDTGLSALALQQTTGLSVDNTEALGALNDAAIREADIEAGRYDGAELRAWLVNWQDVAARRLLFRGSIGELRRAGGAFEAELRGLTDALNVPLGRVYQKACSAVLGDRDCRFDLDTPGYVSERPAEEVEENRVFRFAEMGGFAEDWFRHGVLRVLSGAAAGLIGLIKRDRTEGTGRVIELWHPLGAKVMPGNALRIEAGCDKRRGTCQFKFDNLMNFQGFPDIPGDDWTITDPSKAPRLDGGSRR, encoded by the coding sequence ATGACCGGTCTGTTGGAGCATCTTGGCACAGGTGTGACCACCACCTGCCGCGCTTGGGCGCTGACGCGGCGTGACGGGGTGGTGATGGGGTTCACCGATCACGACCGGCTGTTGGCCTTTGAGGGAATCGCGTTTCGCCCCGACACCGGGTTGAGCGCCTTGGCCTTGCAGCAGACGACGGGGTTGTCGGTGGACAACACCGAAGCCTTGGGCGCGCTGAACGATGCCGCCATCCGTGAGGCGGATATCGAGGCGGGGCGCTATGACGGCGCGGAACTGCGCGCGTGGCTTGTGAACTGGCAGGATGTGGCGGCGCGGCGCCTGCTCTTTCGCGGCAGCATTGGCGAGTTGCGGCGTGCGGGCGGGGCGTTTGAGGCCGAGCTGCGCGGGCTGACCGACGCGCTCAACGTTCCCTTGGGGCGGGTCTATCAAAAGGCGTGCAGCGCCGTTCTGGGGGATCGCGATTGTCGCTTTGATCTGGATACGCCGGGGTATGTTTCAGAGCGGCCCGCCGAGGAGGTGGAGGAGAACCGCGTGTTTCGCTTTGCTGAGATGGGCGGGTTTGCCGAAGACTGGTTTCGCCACGGCGTGCTCCGGGTTTTGAGCGGCGCGGCGGCGGGCTTGATCGGGCTGATCAAGCGAGACCGGACCGAGGGCACGGGGCGGGTGATCGAGCTTTGGCATCCTCTAGGGGCTAAGGTGATGCCCGGTAATGCGCTGCGGATTGAGGCTGGGTGCGACAAGCGTCGCGGGACTTGTCAGTTCAAGTTTGACAATCTTATGAACTTTCAAGGGTTTCCGGACATCCCTGGCGATGACTGGACGATTACCGATCCCAGCAAGGCGCCGCGGCTGGATGGCGGGAGCCGCAGGTGA